From the Quercus lobata isolate SW786 chromosome 6, ValleyOak3.0 Primary Assembly, whole genome shotgun sequence genome, one window contains:
- the LOC115994552 gene encoding NASP-related protein sim3 encodes MVEEKDSQNPTSESEASVTMKGDETLAPNADTSNDATIESNAQGGTESTCNNNINNGAETSALSSSDEKSLEFSDDLMDRGSKALKDNDFDEAAECFSRALEIRVAHYGELAPECVRAYYKYGCTLLYKAQDEADPLGAVPKKEGDSQQNSTKDGSVKNTLKGESSTASVASNAEQSASTTNQEGAVDDVSSGKDQEDDDGDSEVEDLAEADEDESDLDLAWKMLDIARAIVEKQADDTIEKVDILSALAEVALEREDIETSLSDYQKALSILERLVEPDSRQIAELNFRICLCLEIGSKPEEATPYCQKAVSVCKSRVQRLTNEVKSVSESRTSSTASELDQGVNTNVSESDNSVTEKGAEIETLIGLCGELEKKLEDLQQVAQNPKSILSEILGMAALKSRVSEKSASPAVMNSSQMGTANSNGGFDSPTVSTAHTNGSSGVTHLGVVGRGVKRVLTSSGSDESSQTKKPALDSSESKGDGKTS; translated from the exons ATGGTGGAAGAGAAAGACAGTCAGAATCCCACATCGGAATCAGAGGCCTCAGTCACAATGAAAGGGGACGAAACCCTAGCCCCAAATGCCGACACCTCCAACGACGCCACCATAGAGTCCAACGCTCAGGGAGGCACCGAATCCACTTgcaacaacaacatcaacaacgGAGCCGAGACTTCGGCGCTCTCTTCCTCCGACGAGAAGTCCTTGGAGTTTTCCGACGACTTGATGGATAGGGGCTCCAAGGCTCTCAAGGACAACGATTTCGACGAGGCCGCCGAGTGCTTCAGCCGTGCCCTAGAAATCAG gGTTGCCCATTATGGTGAACTTGCTCCTGAATGTGTCCGTGCGTACTACAAATATGGATGTACTTTGCTGTACAAGGCTCAAGATGAGGCTGATCCATTGGGTGCTGTACCCAAAAAGGAGGGTGATTCTCAACAAAACTCTACTAAAGATGGCTCTGTTAAGAATACTTTAAAGGGGGAATCATCAACTGCTTCTGTTGCAAGTAATGCTGAACAGAGTGCTAGTACGACTAATCAGGAAGGAGCAGTAGATGATG TTTCCAGTGGAAAAGAccaagaagatgatgatgggGATAGTGAAGTTGAGGATCTGGCTGAAGCTGATGAGGATGAGTCTGACCTTGATTTGGCATGGAAAATGCTAGATATTGCAAGAGCAATTGTTGAAAAACAGGCAGATGACACAATAGAAAAAGTGGACATATTATCAGCACTGGCAGAAGTTGCTCTGGAAAGAg AGgacattgaaacttcactcagTGACTACCAGAAAGCACTATCTATCTTAGAACGGCTGGTTGAACCAGACAGTAGACAGATAGCTGAACT AAATTTCCGGATATGTTTGTGTCTGGAGATTGGTTCCAAACCTGAGGAGGCCACTCCATATTGCCAGAAGGCTGTGTCAGTTTGCAAGTCTCGGGTGCAGCGACTCACAAATGAAGTAAAGAGTGTTTCAGAATCAAGAACTTCATCTACTGCTTCTGAGCTAGATCAGGGTGTAAACACCAATGTTTCTGAGTCTGATAATTCTGTGACAGAAAAAGGAGCAGAGATTGAAACACTCATTGGCCTCTGTGGTGAGCTAGAGAAGAAG CTTGAAGATCTTCAACAAGTGGCCCAAAATCCGAAGTCGATCCTTTCCGAAATCCTGGGGATGGCAGCTCTTAAGTCAAGAGTCAGTGAAAAGAGTGCATCTCCAGCAGTGATGAACTCCTCACAGATGGGTACTGCAAACAGCAATGGAGGTTTTGACTCCCCAACTGTTTCTACTGCGCACACAAATGGGTCTTCCGGAGTCACACATCTAGGCGTGGTAGGAAGAGGAGTCAAGCGAGTGTTGACGAGCTCAGGCTCTGACGAATCAAGTCAAACAAAGAAACCAGCATTGGATTCATCAGAAAGTAAAGGTGATGGCAAAACCTCGTGA
- the LOC115994554 gene encoding uncharacterized protein LOC115994554: MASTIISLQTLSLRRLHNAPPTTSCKAHASKPAPPPRSTTFLSGRRQLLFLLTASPALTARGPPSLAEDIPFFGLRKKLKKAEEETEEIVKEGFEAAEKGIVSVEKGIVTAEKGIQTAEREIESEVSFGGLAQAGAVAAAEVVAILVATSIVNGILGPEAQKS; encoded by the coding sequence ATGGCTTCCACAATAATCTCCCTCCAAACCCTCTCACTACGCCGCTTGCACAATGCGCCACCTACCACCTCTTGCAAGGCGCACGCTTCCAAACCTGCGCCGCCACCTCGCTCAACCACCTTTCTCTCCGGCAGGAGACAGCTGCTGTTCCTGCTGACGGCTTCGCCGGCTCTAACTGCGAGAGGTCCTCCGTCTCTCGCGGAGGATATTCCGTTTTTCGGGTTGAGAAAGAAgctgaagaaggctgaggaggaaaCGGAGGAGATTGTGAAGGAGGGGTTCGAGGCGGCAGAGAAGGGAATCGTGTCGGTGGAGAAGGGAATTGTGACGGCGGAGAAGGGAATCCAAACggcagagagagagatcgaatcGGAAGTGAGTTTTGGAGGGTTGGCTCAGGCGGGAGCGGTGGCCGCAGCGGAGGTTGTGGCGATTTTGGTTGCTACTTCTATTGTGAACGGTATATTGGGTCCTGAAGCTCAAAAATCTTAA